A genomic stretch from Rhodomicrobium vannielii ATCC 17100 includes:
- a CDS encoding crotonase/enoyl-CoA hydratase family protein codes for MAEHVTVAREGAVQIVRLNRPEKKNALTAAMYAALGDALKAAREDADIGATLVLGHPGIFCAGNDMADFLAASQGGGMLAAYSLIEALAEHDKPLLAAVDGPAIGIGTTLMFHCDLVFASERATFHTPFTDLGLLPEAGSSLLGPRTMGHARAFELLVASAPFGAERAKEAGIVNHIVASEELEAAVRASAEAIAKKPREAVRMAKRLLRGDPAPLKARMQEEGALFLERVRSDEARQAFMAFLQKSAR; via the coding sequence ATGGCAGAGCATGTGACTGTCGCACGCGAAGGCGCGGTGCAGATCGTCCGCTTGAACCGCCCGGAAAAGAAAAATGCGCTCACGGCAGCGATGTATGCCGCACTCGGCGACGCGCTCAAGGCGGCGCGCGAGGACGCGGACATCGGCGCGACACTCGTGCTCGGCCACCCCGGCATCTTCTGCGCGGGCAACGACATGGCCGATTTCCTCGCCGCATCGCAGGGCGGCGGCATGCTCGCCGCCTACTCGCTGATCGAAGCGCTCGCCGAACACGACAAGCCGCTCCTCGCAGCCGTGGACGGCCCCGCCATCGGCATCGGCACGACGCTGATGTTCCATTGCGATCTCGTCTTTGCGAGCGAGCGGGCAACATTCCACACACCGTTCACCGATCTCGGCCTTCTTCCCGAGGCGGGGTCGAGCCTGCTCGGTCCGCGCACCATGGGACACGCGCGCGCTTTTGAACTGCTCGTCGCAAGCGCGCCGTTCGGCGCGGAGCGAGCGAAAGAGGCGGGCATCGTCAATCACATCGTCGCATCGGAAGAGCTTGAAGCCGCCGTGCGCGCATCCGCCGAAGCAATCGCGAAGAAGCCGCGCGAGGCCGTGCGCATGGCAAAGCGCCTGCTTCGCGGCGATCCAGCTCCGCTCAAGGCACGCATGCAGGAGGAAGGTGCGCTTTTTCTTGAGCGCGTGCGATCGGACGAGGCCAGACAGGCGTTTATGGCGTTTCTACAGAAAAGCGCACGGTGA
- a CDS encoding acyl-CoA dehydrogenase, which yields MTYRVPVADIAFTLDHIAGFSRLIDGGLFEDLDMDTARAILEEAARFANEELAPINRAGDTQGARLVDGKVVMPEGFTEAYRKWVEAGWGSFTAPKEHGGQGLPVSLGMAVAEMWHGANMAFGLNPLLTQAGVHALIAHGSEPLQTQYLPKLISGEWTGSMQLTEPQAGSDLRFLKTRATPVGDGTYKLTGTKIFITYGEHPMTDNIIHLVLARMPDAPFGTKGISLFVVPKFIPNADGSLGERNDVMAAKLEHKLGIHGSPTCVMNFGDRGGATGWLVGEPNGGLKAMFTMMNEARLGVGIQGVGIGERAFQQALDYARDRRQGAPESGGAADASVAIIEHPDVVRMLLNMKSKTSAARAIAYTTSVAIDISHRAADASERKRAANEAALLTPIAKAVSTDFGVETASEGIQVHGGMGFIEETGAAQHYRDARIAPIYEGTNGIQAIDLVTRKLPLAGGETFREFLAGLKETAREVASSNDDGLGHTGECLWESITALEETGGWLTRQLAENRAAALAGATPFQRLFGFAAGGALLAKGALAATRGGESYGRNAEAVVLEARHFAESLMGETSGLKHAVTHAHETVERGGAVLGER from the coding sequence ATGACTTATCGCGTCCCTGTCGCGGACATCGCATTCACGCTCGACCACATCGCGGGCTTCTCCCGGCTGATCGATGGCGGCCTTTTCGAAGACCTCGACATGGACACGGCGCGGGCCATTCTCGAAGAGGCCGCGCGGTTCGCGAACGAGGAACTTGCGCCGATCAACCGCGCGGGCGACACGCAGGGCGCGCGGCTCGTCGATGGCAAGGTCGTGATGCCCGAAGGTTTCACTGAAGCCTACCGGAAATGGGTCGAGGCGGGCTGGGGCAGCTTCACCGCGCCGAAGGAGCACGGCGGCCAAGGCTTGCCTGTCTCGCTCGGCATGGCCGTCGCCGAGATGTGGCACGGCGCGAACATGGCATTCGGCCTCAATCCGCTGCTGACGCAGGCGGGCGTTCACGCGCTCATCGCCCACGGCTCCGAACCCCTTCAGACGCAATATTTGCCAAAGCTTATCTCGGGCGAGTGGACCGGCTCGATGCAGCTCACGGAGCCGCAGGCGGGGTCCGATCTGCGCTTTCTCAAGACGCGCGCCACACCCGTCGGCGACGGCACCTACAAGCTCACCGGCACGAAGATCTTCATCACCTATGGCGAGCATCCAATGACGGATAATATTATCCATCTCGTGCTCGCGCGCATGCCGGACGCGCCTTTCGGCACCAAGGGCATCTCCCTTTTCGTCGTGCCGAAGTTCATCCCGAACGCGGACGGATCGCTTGGCGAGCGCAACGATGTCATGGCCGCGAAACTCGAACACAAGCTCGGCATCCACGGCAGCCCCACCTGCGTCATGAATTTCGGCGATCGGGGCGGCGCTACGGGCTGGCTCGTCGGTGAGCCGAATGGCGGCCTGAAAGCCATGTTCACGATGATGAACGAGGCCCGGCTCGGCGTCGGCATCCAGGGTGTCGGCATCGGCGAGCGCGCGTTCCAGCAGGCGCTCGACTATGCGCGCGACCGCAGGCAGGGCGCGCCCGAGAGCGGCGGCGCGGCGGATGCGTCCGTCGCCATCATCGAGCACCCGGACGTCGTGCGCATGCTGCTCAACATGAAGTCGAAGACCTCCGCAGCCCGCGCCATCGCCTACACGACCTCGGTTGCCATCGACATCAGCCACCGTGCGGCGGACGCGAGCGAGAGGAAGCGCGCGGCGAACGAAGCGGCGCTGCTGACGCCCATCGCGAAAGCCGTTTCCACGGATTTCGGCGTCGAAACGGCGTCAGAAGGCATTCAGGTGCATGGCGGCATGGGCTTCATCGAGGAGACCGGCGCGGCGCAGCACTACCGCGACGCCCGCATCGCGCCGATCTACGAAGGCACGAACGGCATTCAGGCCATCGACCTCGTCACGCGCAAACTGCCGCTCGCGGGGGGCGAAACCTTCCGCGAATTCCTCGCCGGATTGAAAGAAACCGCGCGCGAGGTTGCCTCATCTAACGACGACGGGCTGGGCCACACGGGCGAATGTCTCTGGGAGAGCATCACCGCGCTCGAAGAAACGGGCGGCTGGCTGACGCGGCAACTCGCGGAGAACCGGGCCGCCGCGCTTGCCGGCGCGACGCCGTTCCAGCGACTGTTCGGCTTCGCGGCGGGTGGCGCGCTACTCGCCAAGGGCGCGCTTGCTGCAACGCGGGGCGGCGAGAGCTATGGCCGCAACGCGGAGGCTGTCGTCCTCGAAGCGCGGCACTTCGCCGAAAGTCTGATGGGCGAAACAAGTGGATTGAAACATGCTGTCACCCACGCACACGAAACGGTAGAGCGCGGCGGCGCAGTGCTTGGGGAGCGCTAG
- a CDS encoding L-threonylcarbamoyladenylate synthase, with protein MIENADGTAIERAAHILRSGGLVAFPTETVYGLGADATNGVAVARIFEAKGRPRFNPLIVHVPDADAARRFAVFDAEADALAARFWPGPLTLVLPLRRDVEQPLSDLVTAGLDTVAIRVPHHPVARALLEAAGVPVAAPSANISGRISPTRAAHVAEDIGARVNMILDGGAADAGLESTIVALKPRPTMLRPGAVAREDVEAALGAPLADRGEGDGVTAPGQLASHYAPNASVRLHASEARPGETLLGFGPAAPKNAMNLSRAGDLREAAANLFACLRALDAEKPGRIAVMPIPDKGLGEAINDRLRRAAATKPTTSSGD; from the coding sequence ATGATCGAGAACGCCGATGGAACGGCGATCGAGAGGGCCGCGCACATCCTGCGTTCGGGGGGCCTCGTGGCCTTCCCCACGGAGACGGTTTACGGCCTCGGCGCGGACGCGACCAACGGTGTGGCAGTCGCGCGCATCTTCGAGGCAAAGGGCCGCCCGCGCTTCAATCCGCTGATCGTGCATGTGCCGGACGCCGACGCCGCACGGCGCTTCGCGGTGTTCGACGCTGAAGCCGACGCGTTGGCCGCGCGCTTCTGGCCGGGGCCGCTGACGCTGGTGCTGCCGTTGAGGCGCGATGTCGAACAGCCGTTGAGCGATCTCGTGACGGCGGGGCTCGATACGGTGGCGATTCGCGTGCCGCATCATCCGGTGGCGCGCGCGCTCCTCGAAGCGGCGGGCGTGCCCGTTGCCGCGCCGAGTGCAAATATCTCCGGGCGCATCAGCCCGACTCGCGCGGCTCACGTCGCCGAAGACATTGGCGCGCGCGTGAACATGATCCTCGACGGCGGCGCGGCGGACGCGGGCCTCGAATCGACCATCGTCGCGCTGAAGCCGCGCCCGACGATGCTGCGGCCCGGTGCCGTCGCGCGAGAGGATGTGGAAGCCGCGCTCGGTGCGCCGCTCGCGGATCGCGGCGAGGGGGACGGCGTCACCGCGCCGGGGCAGCTCGCGAGCCATTACGCGCCGAATGCGAGCGTGCGCCTCCATGCGTCCGAGGCTCGGCCGGGGGAAACCCTGCTGGGGTTTGGCCCTGCCGCGCCGAAAAACGCGATGAACCTCAGCCGCGCGGGCGATCTCCGTGAAGCTGCCGCGAACCTTTTCGCCTGCCTGCGCGCACTCGACGCCGAGAAGCCCGGGCGCATCGCAGTCATGCCGATCCCCGACAAAGGGCTGGGCGAGGCGATCAACGATCGTCTTCGCCGTGCCGCCGCCACGAAACCCACAACCAGTTCGGGTGATTAG